In one window of Candidatus Hydrogenedentota bacterium DNA:
- a CDS encoding type II toxin-antitoxin system RelE/ParE family toxin produces MSWVVEMGDEFKPEFDEFHKDVKVELLALARLLQQFGPQLRRPHVDTLKDSRHANMKELRFAASGGAWRVAFAFDTKRKAILLVAGDKAGVNERRFYRELIRKADDRFDAHLARLKRKGL; encoded by the coding sequence ATGAGTTGGGTTGTCGAAATGGGCGATGAGTTCAAACCTGAATTCGACGAATTTCACAAGGACGTGAAAGTGGAGTTGCTAGCATTAGCCCGCCTTTTGCAGCAGTTCGGCCCGCAATTACGGCGTCCTCATGTTGACACGCTGAAGGACTCGCGGCACGCAAATATGAAGGAGCTACGATTCGCCGCGTCGGGCGGCGCCTGGAGAGTCGCATTCGCTTTCGACACGAAGCGCAAGGCTATTCTGCTCGTGGCCGGAGACAAAGCGGGTGTGAACGAAAGGCGATTCTATCGAGAATTGATCCGCAAGGCGGATGATCGTTTCGACGCTCATCTCGCCCGGCTGAAACGAAAAGGTCTGTAG
- a CDS encoding IMP cyclohydrolase, protein MAIDNLKDMYRTKTVGDFPAAFEALGRRYEKVEDLRYGTNPHQPAAFYRPVNGEKLVLGAYEILKTGKSGLSQTNIEDMHHAIGILKYMQRPACAVMKHCNPSGVAIQVDTMPLVEVYQRARDADAQAAFGGTVVFNRTVDGDTASEIMQSIVEGVAAPAFEPEALEALNNFEKFRRNKEMRIIKVPEFMGLPKYVGDVVNALEMKVFDDGSIVLATPYLSRIRGVNDLLPAYCEHAKHGRIDIARAATDRELDDLLFAWYVNIHVRSNGVVIARNGQTLAVGTGEQDRVGAVEQAVSKAKAKYKGVETLQGAVLASDGFFPFRDAIVAAASQGVAAFAQPGGSVNDYDAIAACNEAGAAMVFTQERCFSHH, encoded by the coding sequence ATGGCGATAGACAATTTGAAGGATATGTATCGGACGAAGACGGTGGGGGATTTCCCCGCGGCGTTCGAGGCGCTGGGGCGGCGTTACGAGAAGGTTGAGGATCTGCGCTACGGAACCAACCCGCATCAGCCGGCGGCATTCTACCGGCCCGTCAACGGCGAGAAGTTGGTGTTGGGAGCGTACGAGATCCTCAAGACCGGCAAGAGCGGCCTTTCGCAGACGAACATCGAAGACATGCACCACGCCATCGGTATTCTGAAATACATGCAGCGGCCGGCGTGCGCCGTGATGAAGCACTGCAATCCTTCGGGAGTCGCCATTCAGGTGGATACGATGCCGTTGGTGGAAGTGTACCAGCGGGCGCGCGACGCGGATGCCCAGGCCGCGTTCGGCGGTACAGTGGTGTTTAACCGGACTGTGGACGGCGATACGGCGAGCGAAATCATGCAGTCGATCGTGGAGGGTGTGGCGGCGCCGGCGTTTGAGCCGGAGGCATTGGAGGCCCTCAACAACTTCGAGAAATTTCGCCGTAACAAGGAAATGCGGATTATCAAGGTCCCCGAATTCATGGGGCTTCCGAAGTATGTGGGCGACGTTGTGAACGCGCTCGAAATGAAGGTGTTCGACGACGGCAGCATCGTTTTGGCAACGCCTTACCTGTCGCGCATCCGCGGAGTGAATGATCTGTTGCCGGCGTATTGCGAGCACGCGAAGCATGGGCGTATCGACATCGCGCGCGCGGCAACGGACCGGGAACTCGACGACCTGCTTTTCGCGTGGTACGTGAACATCCACGTGCGGTCTAACGGCGTGGTTATTGCGCGCAACGGCCAGACGCTCGCGGTGGGCACGGGCGAGCAGGATCGTGTCGGGGCGGTGGAGCAGGCCGTCTCCAAGGCAAAGGCGAAGTACAAGGGCGTGGAGACGCTGCAAGGGGCCGTTCTGGCGTCGGACGGGTTCTTCCCCTTCCGGGATGCCATTGTCGCCGCAGCGAGCCAAGGCGTGGCCGCATTTGCGCAGCCAGGCGGCAGCGTCAATGACTATGACGCGATAGCCGCGTGCAACGAGGCAGGTGCGGCGATGGTCTTCACGCAGGAGCGTTGCTTCTCCCATCACTGA
- a CDS encoding helix-turn-helix domain-containing protein, which translates to MPTNIDDIIRSLSPSQRKKVEARAAQLIAEEMTLRDLRRARKLTQVKMSRMLGITQDSVSRLERRSDLMISTLRKTIKAMGGRLTIIAEFPDRKPVILSGIGDDKTAK; encoded by the coding sequence ATGCCCACCAACATAGACGACATAATCAGGAGTCTAAGCCCCTCCCAGCGCAAGAAAGTCGAGGCTCGCGCGGCACAGCTCATTGCGGAAGAAATGACACTGCGTGACTTGCGGCGTGCTCGAAAACTCACGCAAGTGAAAATGTCCAGAATGCTCGGCATTACCCAAGATAGCGTCTCCCGGCTCGAACGCCGCAGCGACCTTATGATCTCGACCCTTCGAAAAACCATCAAAGCCATGGGCGGCAGACTGACTATCATCGCCGAGTTTCCCGACCGCAAACCGGTGATCCTATCTGGAATCGGCGACGATAAGACAGCGAAGTAG